One genomic window of Candidatus Binatia bacterium includes the following:
- a CDS encoding flippase, which translates to MRESEGTSFGELAVSDCTEVETPLFEAGEDAPADDAAGPADAAAQTAARAEASHHAHDVARRAWYGLLTQAVDKILPVIILLYLARVLDPASFGIYAFVIAYLAFFQIVSDYSIDTVLVRTMSQDPAERDALLYAGLGLKLTMALCSVCISVAFVGIASNHQTPPSLMLVAAFNLPTALGGAYRAWHRARLEIFALFWQAALRAVLLAIGVWIAVLNGSSLTSIFLAMSGANLLTFFIIAFVLRKKIAPRIRFDLRRWRRLAGGVIPLMLNAFAMTVSLRIGQILLMTLRGPVEVGQLGAASRVTEAFSLLPEALMISIYPLMAGLHARESPALLTTAERSVRYLVVATGIPVVLCAVQSGLIMSKLFGPSFVEAGVILSLLAFTALFSATGTVILNLLVATHNEKAMSRNTLVFAGVGATLSWLAISTFGTIGAAVAALATTAASQVSLAMLPSTRRYVRATLASAARPLAAVLLTVLATRLTGLEGVASMAASMGIYVIFVAAFGIFGAAERRLLRSLLEARGIRVGN; encoded by the coding sequence ATGAGGGAAAGCGAGGGGACCAGCTTCGGCGAATTGGCTGTCTCGGACTGCACGGAGGTGGAAACCCCGCTGTTCGAGGCCGGCGAGGACGCCCCGGCTGACGACGCTGCCGGGCCCGCCGACGCGGCTGCGCAGACGGCCGCGCGCGCCGAGGCTTCGCACCATGCCCACGACGTCGCGCGCCGCGCCTGGTACGGCCTGCTGACGCAGGCTGTCGACAAGATCCTGCCCGTCATCATCCTTCTCTACCTCGCGCGCGTCCTCGACCCCGCATCCTTCGGCATCTACGCGTTCGTCATCGCGTACCTCGCGTTTTTCCAGATCGTCTCCGACTACAGCATCGACACGGTGCTGGTCCGCACGATGAGCCAGGATCCGGCCGAGCGCGACGCGCTGCTTTATGCCGGTCTCGGCCTCAAGCTGACGATGGCGCTGTGCTCGGTGTGCATCTCGGTGGCGTTCGTCGGCATCGCGTCGAACCACCAGACGCCGCCGTCGCTGATGCTGGTCGCCGCCTTCAACCTCCCGACGGCGCTCGGCGGCGCGTACCGGGCCTGGCATCGCGCGCGCCTCGAGATCTTCGCGCTGTTCTGGCAGGCCGCGCTGCGCGCCGTCCTGCTGGCGATCGGCGTGTGGATCGCCGTGCTGAACGGCAGCAGCCTGACGTCGATCTTCCTTGCGATGTCGGGCGCCAACCTGCTGACGTTCTTCATCATTGCGTTCGTGCTTCGCAAGAAGATCGCGCCGCGCATCCGTTTCGACCTGCGGCGCTGGCGGCGCCTTGCCGGAGGCGTCATTCCGCTGATGCTCAACGCGTTCGCGATGACCGTCAGCCTGCGCATCGGCCAGATCCTGCTGATGACGCTGAGGGGACCGGTCGAGGTGGGTCAGCTCGGAGCGGCCTCGCGCGTGACCGAGGCTTTCTCGCTGCTGCCCGAGGCGCTGATGATCAGCATCTACCCGCTGATGGCGGGCCTGCATGCCCGCGAATCGCCGGCGCTGCTGACGACCGCCGAGCGCTCGGTGCGCTACCTGGTCGTTGCCACCGGAATTCCGGTCGTGCTGTGTGCGGTGCAAAGCGGGCTGATCATGAGCAAGCTGTTCGGGCCGTCGTTCGTCGAGGCCGGCGTCATCCTGTCGCTGCTCGCGTTCACGGCGCTGTTCAGCGCCACCGGCACCGTGATCCTCAACCTGCTCGTCGCGACCCATAACGAAAAAGCCATGTCGCGCAATACCCTCGTCTTCGCCGGCGTCGGCGCGACGCTGTCATGGCTGGCGATCTCCACCTTCGGCACGATCGGCGCTGCGGTCGCGGCGCTGGCGACGACGGCGGCTTCCCAGGTTTCGCTCGCGATGCTGCCGTCGACGCGGCGTTACGTGCGCGCGACGCTGGCCTCGGCGGCCCGGCCGCTGGCGGCGGTGCTGCTGACGGTGCTGGCAACCCGGCTGACGGGCCTCGAAGGGGTTGCCTCGATGGCGGCGAGCATGGGAATCTACGTGATCTTCGTCGCTGCCTTCGGCATCTTCGGTGCCGCCGAGCGGCGCCTGCTTCGCTCCCTGCTCGAAGCCCGCGGAATCCGGGTCGGGAACTAG
- a CDS encoding zinc metalloprotease HtpX has protein sequence MNNTIKTILLLGILTTLLVGVGRVLAPGSTPMLLVMALMMNAGAYFFSDSIVLRVSGAREVSVSEAPELHTIVDELARLAGIPKPRVCIIDQQQPNAFATGRNPAHGVVAATSGILELLDRRELRAVLAHEMSHVLHRDILIQSIAAVMATAISYAAQSLMWSGMFGGRRDDEERGGGLAALLVMLVAPVAASLVQLGISRSREFDADRAGATLCGDPMALADALEKLENCSHQIPADVAPGTASLYIVNPLAAGERLSRLFSTHPSTEERVERLTAMAHAMQSQGGTR, from the coding sequence ATGAACAACACCATCAAGACGATCCTGCTGCTCGGCATCCTTACGACCCTGCTCGTCGGCGTCGGTCGCGTGCTCGCGCCCGGCAGCACGCCGATGCTCCTCGTGATGGCGCTGATGATGAACGCCGGTGCCTACTTCTTCAGCGACAGCATCGTGCTGCGCGTCTCGGGGGCGCGCGAAGTGAGCGTCAGCGAGGCGCCCGAGCTGCACACGATCGTCGACGAGCTGGCGCGCCTTGCCGGGATTCCGAAGCCGAGGGTGTGCATCATCGACCAGCAGCAGCCGAATGCCTTTGCGACCGGACGCAACCCGGCCCACGGAGTCGTTGCGGCGACCAGCGGCATCCTGGAGCTCCTGGACCGCCGCGAGCTGCGCGCAGTGCTCGCGCACGAAATGAGCCACGTGCTTCACCGCGACATCCTGATCCAGTCGATTGCCGCAGTGATGGCGACGGCGATCAGTTATGCGGCCCAGTCGCTGATGTGGTCGGGAATGTTCGGCGGCCGGCGCGACGACGAGGAGCGCGGCGGCGGCCTTGCGGCCCTGCTCGTGATGCTGGTCGCTCCAGTGGCAGCCAGCCTGGTCCAGCTCGGCATCTCGCGCTCGCGCGAATTCGACGCCGACCGCGCAGGCGCGACGCTCTGCGGCGACCCGATGGCACTGGCCGATGCGCTCGAGAAGCTCGAAAACTGCTCCCACCAGATTCCGGCCGACGTGGCTCCCGGTACTGCCAGTCTCTACATCGTCAACCCGCTGGCGGCCGGCGAGCGCCTGTCGCGACTGTTTTCGACGCACCCGTCGACCGAAGAGAGAGTCGAGAGGCTGACGGCGATGGCCCACGCGATGCAATCGCAGGGTGGGACCCGCTGA
- a CDS encoding fused MFS/spermidine synthase, producing the protein MPRRVLLLTGLFFVSGASGLIYEVLWTRQLSLIFGVTTYAVSAVLATYMGGLALGSFWFGRRVEKFSNPLRLYALLEAGIGLYALVVPLLLHGLRPLYIALAQLGLPYATFSLARTLLASGVLLVPTTLMGGTYPVLVHYWTTTGRGLHRGAGVLYFVNTAGAILGCALTGFWLIEHFGLTGTTRIAAVSNLLLAAGAAAIAGRAQASGEIAPVRSDSPKIEETAFSRLILLCAGISGFVSLAAEVLWSRALLRYLYNSTYAFTSMLSAFLLGIALGSAVYTTMLAHRRRPLLVLAALQTGVAAGFVVTILAFPSLREWTDWMVGSGIVTTFEDSLRMMMLRAVLVLLPPVVFLGAIFPLTASVYASGRDDVGSSVGRVYAANTLGAIVGSIACSFLLVPVIGMWGTQRLLIALCLVPAGLVASVALPRAKAAVLAATVVAAAAALFVPAGDVFRDTFLQGRPGVLDFYREGSTDTVGVGNAFGQRTIVYEDQRGTASTMSFGVNFFLGHLPMLLHPGTPKRVLHICFGVGNSLSAVASHTELERVDNVELSPHVLEAGHLFWTNDDVLSNPKVHTIIDDGRNYLMTTNQMYDVILLEPPETFTAGVINLYTVEFYRDALAHLAPDGLMMQWIPTGNGTMNEEKELFAAFAAVFPHQSMWWQLGSGCALLVGSRQPLAIDYSRLREHMKEPRVHRDMTLSQVRDVDQLLSMFLFDDVAFADFVRGVAPTRDDRTVLDFTMPRYAGSGFGLGQFSSDAKAGGDKQKTPFWFVLTRLAEYRKLGRPVVPYLTNLGGEDPAAIAARIERARFTPRRTLALSEPEWQRMRSDGSLPQRWVEALRAPAAVPAVSSEGAPAAPH; encoded by the coding sequence GTGCCCCGGCGCGTTTTGCTTCTCACGGGGCTGTTCTTTGTCTCCGGCGCCAGCGGACTCATTTATGAGGTCCTCTGGACCCGCCAGCTGTCGCTGATCTTCGGCGTCACCACCTACGCAGTTTCCGCCGTGCTCGCCACGTACATGGGCGGGCTGGCGCTGGGCAGCTTCTGGTTCGGACGGCGCGTCGAGAAATTCTCGAACCCGCTGCGCCTGTACGCGCTGCTCGAAGCGGGGATCGGTCTTTACGCGCTCGTCGTGCCGCTGCTGCTGCACGGACTTCGCCCGCTCTACATCGCGCTGGCCCAGCTCGGGCTTCCGTACGCGACGTTCTCGCTGGCGCGCACACTGCTGGCTTCAGGGGTGCTGCTGGTGCCGACGACGTTGATGGGAGGCACCTATCCCGTCCTCGTGCACTACTGGACGACGACCGGTCGCGGCCTTCACCGCGGCGCCGGCGTGCTTTATTTCGTCAATACGGCCGGCGCGATCCTCGGCTGCGCGCTGACGGGCTTCTGGCTCATCGAGCATTTCGGGCTGACGGGGACGACGCGGATCGCCGCCGTCAGCAACCTGCTGCTGGCAGCGGGCGCCGCGGCCATCGCCGGCCGCGCGCAGGCCTCCGGCGAGATCGCACCCGTGCGCAGCGATTCGCCGAAAATCGAGGAAACGGCCTTCTCGCGGCTGATCCTGCTCTGTGCCGGCATTTCGGGCTTCGTCTCGCTGGCTGCCGAAGTGCTGTGGAGCCGCGCGCTGCTGCGGTACCTCTACAATTCCACCTACGCGTTCACGTCGATGCTGAGCGCATTCCTTCTCGGCATCGCGCTCGGCAGCGCGGTCTACACGACGATGCTCGCCCACCGCCGCCGTCCCCTGCTCGTCCTTGCGGCGCTCCAGACAGGTGTGGCGGCCGGCTTCGTCGTGACGATCCTGGCGTTTCCGTCACTGCGCGAATGGACCGACTGGATGGTCGGCAGCGGCATCGTGACGACTTTCGAAGATTCGCTGCGGATGATGATGCTGCGGGCAGTGCTGGTGCTGCTGCCGCCGGTGGTCTTTCTCGGCGCGATCTTCCCGCTGACCGCCTCAGTCTACGCGTCAGGGCGGGACGACGTCGGTTCGTCGGTGGGCCGTGTCTATGCAGCAAACACGCTCGGCGCCATCGTCGGCTCGATCGCGTGCTCGTTTCTCCTCGTGCCGGTCATCGGCATGTGGGGCACCCAGAGGCTGCTGATCGCGCTGTGCCTGGTGCCCGCCGGGCTCGTGGCCTCCGTCGCTCTGCCGAGGGCGAAGGCCGCAGTGCTCGCTGCGACAGTCGTGGCCGCGGCAGCTGCGCTGTTCGTCCCTGCCGGCGACGTCTTTCGCGACACGTTCCTGCAGGGCAGGCCCGGCGTTCTCGATTTCTATCGCGAGGGATCGACGGATACCGTCGGCGTGGGCAACGCCTTCGGACAGCGCACCATCGTCTACGAGGACCAGCGCGGCACGGCCTCGACGATGTCGTTCGGCGTCAATTTCTTCCTCGGCCACCTGCCGATGCTTCTGCACCCGGGCACGCCGAAGCGCGTGCTGCACATCTGTTTCGGCGTCGGCAACAGCCTTTCGGCCGTCGCTTCGCACACCGAGCTCGAGCGCGTCGACAATGTCGAGCTGAGCCCGCACGTGCTCGAGGCCGGCCATTTGTTCTGGACCAACGACGACGTGCTCTCCAATCCGAAAGTTCACACGATCATCGACGACGGGCGCAACTACCTGATGACGACGAATCAGATGTACGACGTCATCCTGCTCGAGCCGCCCGAGACCTTCACTGCCGGCGTCATCAACCTGTACACCGTCGAGTTCTACCGCGACGCGCTGGCCCATCTCGCGCCCGATGGCCTGATGATGCAGTGGATCCCGACCGGCAACGGCACGATGAACGAGGAGAAGGAACTGTTCGCGGCCTTCGCGGCCGTGTTCCCGCACCAGAGCATGTGGTGGCAACTCGGCAGCGGCTGCGCGCTGCTGGTCGGAAGCCGCCAGCCGCTGGCCATCGACTACTCGCGCCTTCGCGAGCACATGAAGGAGCCGCGCGTGCACCGGGACATGACGCTCAGCCAGGTGCGGGACGTCGACCAACTGCTGAGCATGTTCCTCTTCGACGACGTCGCGTTCGCGGATTTCGTGCGCGGCGTTGCCCCGACCCGCGACGACCGTACCGTGCTCGACTTCACGATGCCGAGGTACGCCGGGTCCGGATTCGGCCTTGGCCAGTTCAGCTCCGACGCCAAGGCCGGCGGCGACAAGCAGAAGACGCCGTTCTGGTTCGTGCTGACCCGTCTGGCCGAGTATCGCAAGCTCGGCCGCCCGGTCGTCCCGTACCTGACCAACCTCGGCGGGGAAGATCCCGCTGCCATCGCGGCGCGCATCGAGCGCGCAAGGTTCACGCCGCGTCGAACGCTCGCCCTGAGCGAACCGGAGTGGCAACGCATGCGCAGCGACGGAAGCCTGCCGCAGCGATGGGTGGAAGCGCTGCGAGCGCCCGCAGCCGTGCCCGCCGTGTCCTCCGAAGGCGCACCTGCCGCGCCGCATTGA
- a CDS encoding alkaline phosphatase family protein, whose amino-acid sequence MRAVFFAAALVWLLAPPVPAEAGATAPKVRLILQITVDQLRADLPLRIRDRWTKDGFRRLYENGAVFTEAHHGHANTETIVGHATLATGADPSVHGMIGNTWLDRTTGAMHYNIEDPAYDVVGNDGAAVPVAGHAEAGRPCRSRSPLALLAPTLAEQVAASDGRAKVFAVSLKDRAAVPMAGRAGKAFWWSDATGEFISSSYYFPDHRLPAWAVAWNAKHGADHLDGQAWTLLLDPSTYVERAKDDMPWEVPPAGMSRVFPHRLDRSVLGKSYYAAVEASPFGDDLELDFVRRLMRAEGLGRDDVTDYLSVAFSANDYIGHRYGPDSLEIEDELLRLDRAIAKLLETADEYAGKGRTLVVLTADHGIAEPVDELRAEGKDAGHVVLSEIEKSDGILRLEKRFGRDFIRRQWPPYVYLDTDALKRRHVDPETAARALAFELAKAPGVAAAFTREQIESGQLPKTDVARAVARSFYSNRSGDIHVVPKPGWQISFEGETATQFATGHGTPWDYDTHVPLVFEGAGVPHVTVDRRVETVDVAPTLAALAGVPAPARATGHALIVPASR is encoded by the coding sequence ATGCGTGCTGTATTCTTCGCCGCGGCGCTCGTGTGGCTGCTGGCACCGCCGGTGCCGGCAGAGGCCGGCGCAACTGCGCCAAAAGTACGGCTGATCCTGCAGATCACCGTCGACCAGCTTCGTGCCGACCTGCCGCTTCGGATTCGCGACCGCTGGACGAAAGACGGGTTTCGCCGGCTCTACGAAAACGGCGCGGTCTTCACCGAGGCCCACCACGGTCACGCCAACACCGAGACCATCGTCGGCCACGCGACGCTGGCGACGGGCGCCGATCCGTCGGTGCACGGAATGATCGGCAACACCTGGCTCGACCGCACGACGGGCGCGATGCACTACAACATCGAGGATCCTGCCTACGACGTCGTCGGCAACGACGGCGCCGCGGTGCCGGTTGCCGGACACGCCGAGGCAGGCAGGCCTTGCCGTTCCCGCTCGCCGCTGGCGCTGCTCGCGCCGACGCTGGCCGAGCAGGTTGCGGCAAGCGATGGCCGCGCAAAAGTATTCGCGGTGTCGCTCAAGGACAGGGCCGCGGTGCCGATGGCCGGACGCGCCGGGAAAGCGTTCTGGTGGTCGGACGCGACCGGCGAGTTCATCTCGAGCAGTTACTATTTCCCCGACCACCGCCTGCCGGCCTGGGCAGTGGCGTGGAATGCGAAACACGGCGCCGATCATCTCGACGGACAGGCATGGACGCTGCTTCTCGATCCGTCGACGTACGTGGAACGCGCGAAGGACGACATGCCGTGGGAAGTTCCGCCGGCAGGAATGTCGCGCGTGTTCCCACACCGCCTCGATCGCAGCGTCCTTGGCAAGTCGTACTACGCCGCCGTCGAGGCGAGCCCTTTCGGCGACGACCTGGAGCTGGATTTCGTACGACGGCTGATGCGCGCCGAAGGCCTCGGCCGCGACGACGTCACCGACTACCTCTCGGTGGCGTTCTCGGCCAACGACTACATCGGTCACCGTTACGGTCCCGACAGCCTCGAGATCGAAGACGAGCTTCTGCGCCTCGATCGGGCGATCGCGAAACTGCTGGAAACGGCCGACGAATACGCGGGCAAAGGCCGCACGCTGGTCGTGCTTACGGCCGACCACGGCATCGCCGAGCCTGTCGACGAGCTGCGTGCCGAGGGGAAGGACGCAGGGCACGTCGTGCTTTCCGAGATCGAAAAATCGGACGGCATCCTCCGTCTCGAGAAGCGTTTCGGCCGCGATTTCATCCGCCGCCAGTGGCCGCCGTACGTTTACCTCGATACGGACGCGCTGAAGAGGCGTCACGTCGATCCGGAGACGGCCGCGCGTGCCCTCGCGTTCGAGCTTGCCAAGGCCCCGGGCGTGGCCGCTGCGTTCACGCGCGAACAGATCGAAAGCGGGCAGCTGCCAAAGACCGACGTTGCCCGCGCCGTGGCTCGCAGCTTCTATTCGAATCGTTCCGGCGACATCCACGTCGTGCCGAAGCCCGGCTGGCAGATCAGCTTCGAGGGCGAGACGGCGACGCAGTTCGCGACAGGCCACGGCACGCCGTGGGACTACGATACGCACGTGCCGCTGGTGTTCGAGGGCGCG
- a CDS encoding glycosyltransferase family 39 protein: MPRNRPPWLLALAFVVAWAVRINNALTYPALRAFDGFGHFTYIWFMAENWRIPPPTSGWSFFHPPLYYWLMASIWNLLSGFDPVARLRAGTCLTATLGLAQAAVAWTITRRWFPRDPLWPALAAILMLFLPVHVFTAGYLGNESLNAVLSSIAVLVLLWTLRKPDVPRCLVLGICLGLAMLTKFTAVAIVAASFASLGLQTLARRDWKRGVVAIATVGAAMLPICGWFYARNIIEYHDPFKVSRDEFMVRRHEDLQTCGKRDLLEYLLFDPLIVLRPQWPRGIPLTGDLPFGVEHSSLRESVWTGAFANTFFDAVGAQVLPPVTVSDVSRHAGQVMLSLGLVPTVLVLVGLGTGLMRIRRYGWDDTLVPLLLAFAAALALFIQATRTVPMNAAVKATYLTPASVLFAFWFAVGAERVAASRPLLRRLLGTWGVVFPVATTIVFSNGVFLERHWLDDASTKSPVWQNLYGVVYYAGGWHERARELFETGLATSWHLSYENLATMALDEGRPLEALYDIRSAARMQPTQSFGTPPDKIIYERTTQAEYSNTMAVIYDRLGWADAALASARRAVELDPTIPESNYDLALLTLKSVLKPDGSRDPDRLAAALERSRSLIVTAVSADPAFFEARALAGSATILEGNCAAGEKMLRTELAPHPGRYRFYPVSTGLGDIMAAAVRRRMHIALPRELAPDSLPAWCSAGQDASSGS; the protein is encoded by the coding sequence ATGCCTCGTAACCGCCCGCCGTGGCTGCTCGCTCTGGCGTTCGTCGTCGCGTGGGCAGTGCGCATCAACAACGCGCTCACCTACCCTGCGCTGCGCGCCTTCGACGGCTTCGGGCACTTCACCTACATCTGGTTCATGGCCGAGAACTGGCGGATCCCGCCGCCCACCTCCGGCTGGTCGTTCTTCCATCCGCCGCTGTACTACTGGCTGATGGCGTCGATCTGGAATCTGCTGTCGGGCTTCGACCCCGTCGCGCGACTGCGCGCGGGCACCTGCCTGACGGCAACGCTCGGGCTCGCGCAAGCCGCAGTCGCCTGGACGATCACGCGCCGCTGGTTTCCGCGCGATCCGCTGTGGCCCGCGCTTGCGGCCATCCTCATGCTGTTCCTGCCCGTTCACGTCTTCACTGCCGGATACCTCGGCAACGAAAGCCTGAACGCGGTGCTCTCGAGCATCGCAGTGCTCGTGCTGCTCTGGACCCTGCGCAAGCCGGACGTGCCGCGCTGCCTCGTGCTCGGCATCTGCCTCGGCCTGGCGATGCTGACGAAGTTCACCGCGGTCGCGATCGTCGCGGCCTCGTTCGCTTCCCTCGGCCTGCAGACGCTGGCGCGGCGCGACTGGAAACGCGGCGTCGTTGCGATCGCGACCGTCGGGGCGGCCATGCTGCCGATTTGCGGGTGGTTCTACGCGCGCAACATCATCGAGTACCACGATCCGTTCAAAGTCAGTCGCGACGAGTTCATGGTGCGCCGCCATGAGGACCTCCAGACCTGCGGCAAGCGCGACTTGCTCGAGTACCTGCTGTTCGATCCGCTGATCGTGCTGCGGCCCCAGTGGCCGCGCGGCATCCCGCTCACCGGCGACCTGCCTTTCGGCGTCGAGCACAGCTCGCTTCGCGAATCGGTGTGGACCGGGGCTTTCGCAAACACGTTTTTCGACGCGGTCGGCGCGCAGGTGCTGCCGCCGGTCACCGTCAGCGACGTGTCGCGGCACGCCGGCCAGGTGATGCTGAGCCTCGGGCTGGTGCCGACTGTGCTGGTGCTGGTCGGCCTGGGGACCGGCCTCATGCGCATTCGCCGGTACGGCTGGGACGATACGCTGGTGCCGCTTCTTCTGGCGTTTGCCGCGGCGCTTGCGCTGTTCATCCAGGCGACGCGCACCGTGCCCATGAACGCGGCCGTCAAGGCAACTTACCTCACTCCTGCCTCGGTGCTGTTCGCATTCTGGTTCGCCGTCGGAGCCGAGCGCGTCGCCGCGTCGCGTCCGCTGCTTCGCCGCTTGCTCGGCACCTGGGGCGTCGTGTTCCCCGTGGCGACGACCATCGTCTTCTCCAACGGCGTCTTCCTCGAGCGGCACTGGCTCGACGATGCGAGCACCAAATCGCCGGTGTGGCAGAACCTCTACGGGGTTGTCTACTACGCCGGCGGCTGGCACGAACGTGCGCGCGAGCTCTTTGAAACAGGACTGGCGACGAGCTGGCACCTGTCCTACGAGAACCTCGCGACGATGGCGCTCGACGAAGGCCGTCCCCTGGAGGCGCTCTACGACATCCGCAGCGCCGCGCGGATGCAGCCGACGCAGTCGTTCGGCACGCCGCCGGACAAGATCATCTACGAGCGCACGACGCAGGCGGAATACAGCAACACGATGGCGGTGATCTACGACCGCCTCGGCTGGGCGGACGCGGCGCTCGCGTCGGCGAGGCGTGCCGTCGAGCTCGACCCGACGATCCCCGAATCGAATTACGACCTGGCACTGCTGACGCTGAAATCGGTGCTGAAACCCGACGGCAGCCGCGATCCGGATCGCCTGGCCGCCGCGCTGGAGCGCAGCCGTTCGCTGATCGTCACGGCAGTCTCCGCCGACCCCGCTTTTTTCGAGGCGCGCGCACTGGCCGGATCGGCGACCATCCTCGAGGGAAACTGCGCCGCGGGCGAAAAGATGCTGCGCACCGAGCTCGCTCCGCATCCGGGCAGATACCGCTTCTATCCCGTCTCGACCGGACTCGGCGACATCATGGCCGCCGCAGTGAGGCGGCGCATGCACATCGCGCTGCCGCGCGAGCTCGCGCCCGACTCGCTGCCGGCGTGGTGCAGTGCCGGGCAGGACGCGTCTTCGGGGTCCTGA
- a CDS encoding 2OG-Fe(II) oxygenase — MHATEAATESDRTVAGQIFDYERYEAEADELAQRYRSNSPFAHLAFDGFLVDDAAREAARTFPGHADEHWIRYRHVNENKASTNRWEEFPPVVDAIIREMNSPRFVALLGRITGIEGLLADPEIEGGGMHQSWTGGFLNVHTDFTMHREQPTWRRRCNLILYFNEDWDPAWGGALQLWDSRMKETVKSVDCVLNRAVVFNTPRALHGFPDALTCPENRSRKSLQWYYYTVDETTDAKPVATTYYARPADSSVKHIMVKADNVALRAYQWAKMHLGISDTLITKVTRALTGEKPQ, encoded by the coding sequence ATGCACGCTACCGAAGCAGCGACGGAGAGCGACCGCACGGTCGCCGGGCAGATCTTCGATTACGAGCGCTACGAGGCCGAGGCCGACGAGCTCGCGCAGCGCTACCGATCCAACAGCCCGTTTGCGCACCTGGCGTTCGACGGCTTCCTCGTTGACGACGCGGCTCGCGAAGCCGCCAGGACGTTTCCCGGCCACGCCGACGAGCACTGGATCCGCTACCGCCACGTCAACGAGAACAAGGCGAGCACGAACCGCTGGGAGGAATTCCCGCCGGTCGTCGATGCGATCATCCGCGAAATGAACTCGCCGCGCTTCGTCGCGCTGCTCGGCCGCATCACCGGAATCGAGGGCCTGCTGGCCGACCCCGAAATCGAGGGCGGCGGCATGCACCAGTCGTGGACCGGCGGCTTCCTCAACGTGCACACCGACTTCACGATGCATCGTGAGCAGCCGACGTGGCGGCGCCGCTGCAACCTGATCCTGTATTTCAACGAAGACTGGGACCCCGCATGGGGAGGCGCGCTGCAGCTCTGGGACTCGCGCATGAAGGAGACGGTCAAGAGCGTGGACTGCGTGCTCAATCGCGCCGTCGTTTTCAACACGCCGCGTGCGCTGCACGGCTTTCCCGATGCCCTCACCTGCCCCGAAAACCGCAGCCGCAAGAGCCTGCAGTGGTACTATTACACCGTCGACGAGACGACCGATGCGAAGCCGGTCGCGACGACGTACTACGCAAGGCCGGCCGACTCTTCCGTCAAGCACATCATGGTCAAGGCCGACAACGTGGCACTGCGTGCGTACCAGTGGGCCAAGATGCACCTCGGCATCTCCGATACGCTGATCACGAAAGTGACCAGGGCGCTGACGGGCGAGAAACCGCAGTAG